From uncultured Bacteroides sp., a single genomic window includes:
- a CDS encoding WG repeat-containing protein, which yields MKQLSCILILINLSITALTQNNVKYVIEPKFEDLWCVRKQFFHNGLGPVKIGGKWGYINKSGEFIIKPQFDHAYEFNDNGLASVDINGRCGYINKFGKLVIEPQFEVAINFDSTGYAEVQQNKKRGLINMSGKFILEPKYEDVDLFYKEKLIAVCEKGKWGYLDLNGRYVIKPQFERIDYDGFSKNGLTAVSLNGKYGIINKNGKFILKPQFKFASLFEENNLVLVEDIDGKWGYIDIDGNFIIKPQFDEMFFFKEDGLARVYKTGKAGCINERGEFIIEPQFEFLAFAPTNNHLAPAKKNGKWGYIDKSGKFVIELQFDVDFADGFAPNGLARVKTNGKWGFIDKSGQFVINPQFDEAYPFDINNLALVKVSGKWGQIKKYLLNDQIKEYVTDKINQWQQKGEFEKIADYQKRVNTQARNQKIEAYTQEAVEKLKSEFKKAIVTSEFELKEYDADNETFLIHSKSLNNFSIKVPISEASAFKQNWTNMQFSGYDFYIDNNKFQLGKLTATNPVNHKDYSYDCKQVTTYVANNITYNFDPIEVDVAQNVNGKNNSKIESKNIELGKSDIDINIPVNKATNDKTFAIIIANENYQREGQVIFARNDGDTFRKYCLQTLGLPEKNVHFVENATLNNFRGEINWLSSVADAYKGEANIIFYYAGHGIPDESSKSAYLLPVDGYGSDVTTGYKLDDLYAKLGALQVKNITLFMDACFSGSQRSGQMLASARGVAIRIKQDVPQGNMVVFSAAKGDETAYPYKEKGHGLFTYFLLKKLQETKGAVTLGELSSYITANVSQQSIVVNSKSQTPTVVPSANVENEWRNFKIK from the coding sequence ATGAAACAATTAAGTTGCATTCTGATTTTAATCAATTTATCGATAACAGCCCTGACGCAGAATAACGTTAAATATGTCATTGAACCTAAGTTTGAGGATCTATGGTGTGTAAGAAAACAATTTTTTCACAACGGTTTAGGCCCAGTAAAAATAGGAGGGAAATGGGGTTACATAAATAAGAGTGGAGAATTCATTATAAAACCTCAGTTTGATCACGCCTATGAATTTAATGATAATGGATTGGCTAGTGTAGATATTAATGGAAGATGTGGGTATATTAATAAATTTGGAAAGCTTGTAATTGAACCACAATTTGAGGTTGCAATTAATTTTGACTCTACGGGATACGCAGAGGTACAACAGAATAAAAAACGTGGATTAATAAATATGAGTGGAAAATTCATTTTAGAACCCAAATATGAAGATGTTGATTTGTTTTACAAGGAGAAGTTAATCGCTGTATGTGAAAAAGGGAAATGGGGATATTTAGATTTAAACGGAAGATATGTCATAAAACCTCAGTTTGAGAGAATTGATTATGATGGCTTTTCTAAGAATGGATTAACGGCAGTAAGCTTGAATGGAAAATATGGAATTATCAATAAAAATGGGAAGTTTATACTTAAGCCTCAATTTAAATTTGCATCATTGTTTGAGGAGAATAATTTAGTGCTAGTGGAAGATATAGATGGCAAATGGGGTTATATTGATATTGATGGAAATTTCATAATAAAGCCTCAATTTGATGAAATGTTTTTCTTCAAGGAAGATGGTTTAGCAAGAGTATATAAGACTGGAAAAGCAGGATGCATAAATGAGAGAGGTGAGTTTATTATAGAACCTCAATTTGAATTTCTTGCATTTGCTCCCACTAACAATCATTTAGCTCCAGCCAAAAAAAATGGGAAATGGGGATATATAGATAAAAGTGGAAAATTTGTGATAGAGCTACAGTTTGACGTTGATTTTGCTGATGGTTTTGCCCCTAATGGTTTGGCTAGAGTTAAAACAAACGGTAAATGGGGCTTTATAGACAAAAGTGGACAATTTGTTATTAATCCACAATTTGATGAAGCATATCCTTTTGATATAAATAACCTGGCATTAGTAAAAGTATCCGGCAAATGGGGGCAAATTAAAAAATATTTATTGAATGACCAGATAAAAGAATATGTAACTGATAAAATTAACCAATGGCAGCAAAAAGGAGAATTTGAGAAAATAGCAGATTATCAAAAAAGAGTTAATACACAAGCCAGAAATCAGAAAATAGAAGCATATACACAAGAAGCAGTTGAAAAATTGAAATCAGAATTCAAAAAAGCAATTGTTACAAGCGAATTTGAATTGAAAGAATATGATGCAGATAATGAGACTTTTTTAATTCACTCCAAATCGTTGAATAATTTTTCCATTAAGGTGCCTATATCAGAAGCATCTGCCTTTAAGCAAAATTGGACGAACATGCAGTTCAGTGGGTATGACTTTTACATTGACAACAACAAATTTCAATTGGGAAAGCTGACGGCTACCAATCCAGTCAACCATAAAGATTATAGTTATGACTGCAAGCAAGTAACTACTTATGTAGCAAACAATATCACATATAATTTTGACCCGATAGAAGTTGATGTAGCTCAAAATGTAAATGGAAAGAACAACTCTAAAATTGAATCTAAAAATATTGAATTAGGCAAGTCGGATATCGACATCAATATCCCTGTCAACAAAGCCACTAATGACAAAACCTTTGCCATTATCATAGCCAACGAAAACTACCAGCGTGAGGGTCAGGTAATTTTTGCACGCAACGATGGCGATACTTTCCGCAAATACTGCCTGCAAACCTTAGGCTTACCCGAAAAGAATGTTCATTTTGTGGAAAATGCCACCTTGAACAATTTTCGTGGCGAAATAAACTGGCTGTCGAGTGTAGCCGATGCTTACAAGGGCGAAGCCAACATTATTTTCTATTACGCCGGTCATGGTATTCCCGACGAAAGTTCGAAATCGGCTTATCTCTTGCCGGTGGATGGTTACGGTTCGGACGTGACAACGGGCTATAAATTGGATGATTTGTATGCCAAACTTGGTGCGTTACAAGTGAAAAACATCACCTTGTTTATGGATGCCTGCTTCAGCGGTTCACAACGCAGCGGTCAGATGCTGGCTTCGGCACGCGGTGTAGCTATTCGGATTAAACAAGATGTGCCTCAGGGCAATATGGTGGTGTTCAGTGCTGCAAAAGGCGACGAAACGGCTTATCCTTACAAGGAAAAAGGTCACGGGTTGTTTACCTACTTCCTGCTTAAGAAGCTGCAGGAAACCAAAGGCGCAGTTACGCTGGGCGAGCTAAGTAGCTATATCACTGCCAACGTCAGCCAACAATCCATCGTAGTAAACAGCAAAAGCCAAACACCTACTGTTGTGCCTTCGGCAAATGTGGAAAATGAATGGAGAAATTTTAAAATAAAATAG